In one Bacillus rossius redtenbacheri isolate Brsri chromosome 11, Brsri_v3, whole genome shotgun sequence genomic region, the following are encoded:
- the LOC134536422 gene encoding uncharacterized protein LOC134536422, producing MSSEFLPRWGYPQSILTDNGSQFLGRQWKVWCNEQRIEHHTTPAYHPRANPTERRNQELKAQLRIRLGGDHTQWNLHVADALFCIRRRTNAATGMTPAEMVQGHNLPLPGEWATHGVPHPTETAEERDQRRTTVQEDARRRQRTYAEEITPVTQHPPPTVQAGDQVFARVHPLSAAPCNYCAGLAPRWGGPYTVQRRPGRTTYLVHLGGRKVKKGHRPPPRLMQRAKKRVQTPTRHPTDANTDKDSHAHFPSEGYLEPQSSLMTTEPQQRKSSP from the exons ATGTCTAGCGAGTTCCTGccgcgctggggctacccacagtccATCCTCACGGACAATGGCAGCCAATTCCTGGGACGACAGTGGAAAGTTTGGTGCAACGAACAGCGCATCGAACACCACACCACGCCCGCCTACCATCCGAGGGCGAACCCCACCGAACGacgtaaccaggagctgaaggctcAGTTGCGCATACGTCTCGGTGGGGATCACACGCAATGGAACCTGCATGTGGCTGACGCACTGTTTTGTATCCGCCGCCGGACAAACGCCGCGACGGGCATGACGCCGGCGGAGATGGTACAAGGAcacaacctgccactgccaggCGAGTGGGCAACTCACGGGGTCCCACACCCCACAGAAACCGCAGAGGAGCGCGACCAGCGCCGCACAACAGTCCAGGAGGACGCCCGGCGTCGCCAAAGGACCTATGCCGAAGAGATAACCCCGGTGACGCAGCACCCACCGCCGACTGTGCAAGCCGGGGACCAGGTGTTCGCGCGGGTGCACCCGCTGTCAGCTGCACCCTGCAACTACTGTGCCGGTCTAGCACCACGATGGGGAGGCCCCTACACCGTGCAGCGCCGACCGGGGAGGACAACGTACCTGGTACACCTCGGGGGGCGGAAGGTGAAGAAG GGACACCGCCCACCCCCGAGGCTGATGCAGCGCGCGAAGAAGAGGGTGCAGACCCCTACCAGACACCCCACCGACGCCAACACGGACAAGGACAGCCATGCCCACTTCCCCTCCGAGGGCTACCTGGAACCGCAGTCGAGCCTGATGACGACGGAGCCACAACAGCGGAAATCGAGCCCCTAG
- the LOC134536674 gene encoding zinc transporter ZIP1-like isoform X3, translating into MATGLLDLLPQVVSAFVEVKERLQLESQFPVAEFSVGMGFFLVLLLEQLVLDCQEGARASAEQRRLLRRDEEGAEERREPPPHPSLRSLLLVAALSLHSLFEGLAVGLQQSPASLLQIAAAVGLHKAVVAFSLGMSLARSRFRAALAAWSALVFSAASPLGIGAGLGVSRLGRGTPTVVTTAVLEGLACGTFVYVTFFEVLPHELQSGVDRKAKLLAVVVGFGVVCGLLFLDL; encoded by the exons ATGGCGACCGGCTTGCTGGACCTGCTTCCCCAAGTCGTCAGCGCATTTGTCGAG GTGAAGGAGCGCCTGCAGCTGGAGTCGCAGTTCCCCGTCGCGGAGTTCTCGGTGGGGATGGGCTTCTTCCTGGTGCTGCTGCTGGAGCAGCTGGTGCTGGACTGCCAGGAGGGGGCGCGCGCCTCGGCGGAGCAGCGACGCCTGCTGCGGCGCGACGAGGAGGGGGCGGAGGAGAGAAGGGAGCcgcccccccacccctccctgcGCTCGCTGCTGCTGGTGGCAGCGCTCTCCCTGCACTCGCTGTTCGAGGGGCTGGCGGTGGGGCTGCAGCAGAGCCCCGCCAGCCTGCTGCAGATAGCGGCCGCCGTGGGCCTGCACAAGGCCGTGGTGGCCTTCAGCCTGGGCATGAGCCTGGCGCGCTCGCGCTTCCGGGCCGCGCTGGCCGCCTGGTCCGCGCTCGTGTTCAGCGCGGCGTCGCCCCTGGGCATCGGCGCGGGCCTGGGGGTGAGCCGCCTGGGGCGCGGCACGCCGACCGTCGTCACCACGGCCGTGCTGGAGGGCCTCGCCTGCGGCACCTTCGTGTACGTCACCTTCTTCGAGGTCCTGCCCCACGAGCTGCAGAGCGGCGTCGACCGCAAGGCCAAGCTGCTGGCGGTGGTCGTCGGGTTCGGCGTGGTCTGCGGCCTGCTGTTCCTGGATCTGTGA
- the LOC134536674 gene encoding zinc transporter ZIP1-like isoform X2 yields the protein MKKRYLWHDRLISLLSCFAGGVFMATGLLDLLPQVVSAFVEVKERLQLESQFPVAEFSVGMGFFLVLLLEQLVLDCQEGARASAEQRRLLRRDEEGAEERREPPPHPSLRSLLLVAALSLHSLFEGLAVGLQQSPASLLQIAAAVGLHKAVVAFSLGMSLARSRFRAALAAWSALVFSAASPLGIGAGLGVSRLGRGTPTVVTTAVLEGLACGTFVYVTFFEVLPHELQSGVDRKAKLLAVVVGFGVVCGLLFLDL from the exons ATGAAAAAGCGTTATCTTTG GCATGACCGCCTCATCAGCTTGCTCAGCTGCTTCGCTGGGGGAGTGTTCATGGCGACCGGCTTGCTGGACCTGCTTCCCCAAGTCGTCAGCGCATTTGTCGAG GTGAAGGAGCGCCTGCAGCTGGAGTCGCAGTTCCCCGTCGCGGAGTTCTCGGTGGGGATGGGCTTCTTCCTGGTGCTGCTGCTGGAGCAGCTGGTGCTGGACTGCCAGGAGGGGGCGCGCGCCTCGGCGGAGCAGCGACGCCTGCTGCGGCGCGACGAGGAGGGGGCGGAGGAGAGAAGGGAGCcgcccccccacccctccctgcGCTCGCTGCTGCTGGTGGCAGCGCTCTCCCTGCACTCGCTGTTCGAGGGGCTGGCGGTGGGGCTGCAGCAGAGCCCCGCCAGCCTGCTGCAGATAGCGGCCGCCGTGGGCCTGCACAAGGCCGTGGTGGCCTTCAGCCTGGGCATGAGCCTGGCGCGCTCGCGCTTCCGGGCCGCGCTGGCCGCCTGGTCCGCGCTCGTGTTCAGCGCGGCGTCGCCCCTGGGCATCGGCGCGGGCCTGGGGGTGAGCCGCCTGGGGCGCGGCACGCCGACCGTCGTCACCACGGCCGTGCTGGAGGGCCTCGCCTGCGGCACCTTCGTGTACGTCACCTTCTTCGAGGTCCTGCCCCACGAGCTGCAGAGCGGCGTCGACCGCAAGGCCAAGCTGCTGGCGGTGGTCGTCGGGTTCGGCGTGGTCTGCGGCCTGCTGTTCCTGGATCTGTGA
- the LOC134536674 gene encoding zinc transporter ZIP1-like isoform X1, with the protein MNILIWKCIILVVLFFLSFTLTLLPLKLVTRLRTSVDPLVPSRHDRLISLLSCFAGGVFMATGLLDLLPQVVSAFVEVKERLQLESQFPVAEFSVGMGFFLVLLLEQLVLDCQEGARASAEQRRLLRRDEEGAEERREPPPHPSLRSLLLVAALSLHSLFEGLAVGLQQSPASLLQIAAAVGLHKAVVAFSLGMSLARSRFRAALAAWSALVFSAASPLGIGAGLGVSRLGRGTPTVVTTAVLEGLACGTFVYVTFFEVLPHELQSGVDRKAKLLAVVVGFGVVCGLLFLDL; encoded by the exons ATGAATATCCTAATATGGAAGTGTATAATTTtagttgtattattttttttatcatttacacTGACACTCTTGCCACTAAAACTTGTGACAAGGCTACGAACTTCAGTTGATCCACTAGTTCCTTCTAG GCATGACCGCCTCATCAGCTTGCTCAGCTGCTTCGCTGGGGGAGTGTTCATGGCGACCGGCTTGCTGGACCTGCTTCCCCAAGTCGTCAGCGCATTTGTCGAG GTGAAGGAGCGCCTGCAGCTGGAGTCGCAGTTCCCCGTCGCGGAGTTCTCGGTGGGGATGGGCTTCTTCCTGGTGCTGCTGCTGGAGCAGCTGGTGCTGGACTGCCAGGAGGGGGCGCGCGCCTCGGCGGAGCAGCGACGCCTGCTGCGGCGCGACGAGGAGGGGGCGGAGGAGAGAAGGGAGCcgcccccccacccctccctgcGCTCGCTGCTGCTGGTGGCAGCGCTCTCCCTGCACTCGCTGTTCGAGGGGCTGGCGGTGGGGCTGCAGCAGAGCCCCGCCAGCCTGCTGCAGATAGCGGCCGCCGTGGGCCTGCACAAGGCCGTGGTGGCCTTCAGCCTGGGCATGAGCCTGGCGCGCTCGCGCTTCCGGGCCGCGCTGGCCGCCTGGTCCGCGCTCGTGTTCAGCGCGGCGTCGCCCCTGGGCATCGGCGCGGGCCTGGGGGTGAGCCGCCTGGGGCGCGGCACGCCGACCGTCGTCACCACGGCCGTGCTGGAGGGCCTCGCCTGCGGCACCTTCGTGTACGTCACCTTCTTCGAGGTCCTGCCCCACGAGCTGCAGAGCGGCGTCGACCGCAAGGCCAAGCTGCTGGCGGTGGTCGTCGGGTTCGGCGTGGTCTGCGGCCTGCTGTTCCTGGATCTGTGA